Within Desulfomicrobium apsheronum, the genomic segment TTGGGCCTGCATGGCCGCGTTGTAGGCGTCGATGGCCTCATTCGCCTGGGGCGCGGCCAGGGATGCGACGCCGATCGTGGTGTTGTGCTCGAAGCCGGTGCCCCAGGCGAAGACGGTGGTCAGGGCCACGGCCACCAGCACGTTGGGGACGCGCGGAGTTACGCGCTTCAGCAGATACATGAGCGCAAAGGCAAAGACACCGAGGGCCAATGTCGGCCAGTGCGTGTAATGCATGGCCGCCTGCGCGACATTGATGATTGTCTGGTAGTGATGTTCGGCGCTGTCAACGGACACGCCGAACATCTTGGAGAGCTGGCTGGTGGCGATGATGATGGCCGCCGCATTGGTGAAGCCGGCCACCACGGGATGGGAGAGGAAGTTGACGACCAGGCCCAGCCGCAAAACGCCGAGGGACAGCTGGAAGATGCCCACAGCCAGGGCCAGCAGCACGGCGTAGGCGATGTAGCTTTCGCTGCCCGCCGTGGCCAGGGGTTCGAGGCTGGCGGCGGTCATGAGCGAGACCACGGCCACCGGTCCCGTGGAGAGCTGACGGCTGGAGCCGAACAGCGCGGCGACGAGCGGCGGCAGGAAGGACGCGTAGAGTCCGTAGTACGGAGGCAGTCCGGCGAGCTGGGCGTAGGCCATGCTCTGTGGAATGAGCACCAGGGCCACGGTCAGGCCGGCCATGAAGTCCATTTTGAGATTTTCGGTGGAATACGTTTTGATCCAGCCGAAAAATGGAACCATTCTCAGTACAAGGGTGCCCATTTTGCCTCCTTCGCCGTCAAGGTGCGGTCCTTGGCGGAAGTGCTCCGGATTTGCGTGGGAGCGGGGATGAGATCGCAGGTGTGAGTCCGCATCATTTTACCGTGAACAGGGCCAGCCCGGTCTGGCCGACGACCTGTTCGCCTTCCTCGGGTTCGCTCAGGATGAACTCGATTCTTCCGCAGGCGCGCACGAGTTCACTGACAGCCTCTTCGATGCCGCCGAATCTGACTTCGTGAGCGACGTGCAGGTTCATCCGCGCCGCGCTTTCGGACCAGGAGGAGGCTGCCTGGGAGGACATTTGCGTAAAGGAATCCCGCCATTTCTGGTCGGCGCTACGCATGCCGATGCTCAGGAGCAAAAGATCGCTCCCCATCCTTTCGGCCACGCTCAAGGCGTATTCCCGTAGGCGAGGGGAAAAGGAGCAGCCATGCCCGATGACCAGAATGCGTCTGCGGCCGGTCGCCGGCGGAGTGACCACATCGGCGGCGAGCATCTGCTCTCCGGCCTCGGCCAGGGCGACCGCCTCGCTGTAATCCGCCAGGCGGTCCTGAACGGACCTCGCCCTGCGCAGTGACGGGGCGCCTGTCTGCATCGAATTTCGTAACCAATTGCGCGGCATGTGTGTGCTCCTGATCGTTGCTGTGATGGCCTAGCGTGCCTGCAAGGTCGTGCGGGGGCGTTTTTCGGCGTTCTTGGCCGCTTCGGCCCGAGCCTTGGGCTGTGGCCCATCTCCTTTGAGCAGGAGTTTGGCTTCTTCGCTCAGGTTGCGTTCCGCAAATGCTGTGGCCGCATAGTTCGTTTCGATGGTTTCACGGATGGTGCTCATTTTGCTAACCTCGTGTTAAATGTGTTGCGACAGCCTAAACAAGGCTCGTGCCATGTTTGCTTTTTTTCTAGGCGTCTGTAATTGTTGATTTTAATTTGAAGTGGATGCGGGGTTGGATTTCGTGCAGTGTTGCATATTGCAGCGCCTGATCGTGAAAACCATAACAAGGTCCAGTTGCCGGGGTTGGTGCAGTTTGCAGCGCTGTTGCAATCTGCAACAAAGAGCTGAAATGAAGCGGACTGGGCACAGGGGATGGGATGATGTTTTTTCGCAAACAGGAACTTGAAGCTCCGGTACAACCGGCGGACCCGACGGGATTACGGGAGAAATGTCGACAGGCGGAGCTGCCCGAGGCCGTGGGCGTCGCCGTCGAATCCGAAATCAGCCGCATGGAGAAGACCGATGCGGCGGTGGCGGAATACTCCATCGGGCTCAATTATGTGGAGACCCTTCTTTCGTTGCCGTGGAACGCCGTGACCCAGGACAATCTGGACCTGGCGCAGGCCGCGGAAGTCTTCGACGGAAGCCATGCGGGTCTGGGGCAGGTCCGGGAGCGTGTGCTTGAGCATCTGGCGTCGAGAGTGCTGCATTCCAAACGGCAGGCCTCGCTGCTCATCGTCGACGACGAGCCCATTGCCCGCTCCAACCTGCGCCATGTGCTGGCGCGGGAAGGGTATGCGGTGGAGGTCGCGGCCAACGGCGAAGAGGCTATGGCCCTTCTTGCCCGTCAGGAGTTCGATTGCATCGTCACGGACCTGAAGATGGACCGCATGGACGGCATGCAGCTCCTTGAGGCGGCCAGGGCCGTGGCTCCGGAGACGAAATTCATTCTGGTCACGGGATACGCCACGGTGGACACCGCTGTGCAGGCCTTAAAGACCGGGGCCGTGCATTATCTCTCAAAACCCATAGATCTCAACGAATTGCGGGAGGCGGTGCGTTCGGCGCTGCTCTCTCGCACGCACCGCTATTCCAATCGTTCGCCGATCCTGTGCTTTGTCGGACCTCCGGGCGTGGGCAAGACCTCGGTCGGAAAGGCCATCGCCGAAGCCCTCGGACGGCGCTTCTATCGCATGTCCCTGGCCGATCTGCGCGACGAGGCCGAGCTGCGCGGACACCGTCGGACCTATGTCGGGGCCATGCCCGGGCGCATCATCCAGGCTTTGAAGAGCGTGGGCGTGCGCAATCCGGTCTTCATGCTCGATGAGATGGACAAGATCGGCCAGGACGTGAAAGGCGATCCGGCCATGGCCATGCTCGAAATCCTGGATCCGGAACAGAACGCGCGCTACGTGGACCGCTACCTGGAGATGCCCTTCGATCTGTCCGAGGTGCTCTTCATCGCCACAGCCAACGGGGTCGAGCGCCTGGCCGGGCCGCTTCTGGACCGGCTGGAGGTGGTGCAGTTCTCGGGATACTCCGAGGGCGAAAAGCTCGACATCGCGACCCGCTTCCTGTTGCCGCGCCAGCTGCGCGGGCACGGTCTGATCAGCCCGTATCCCACGATTCTCCCCGAGGCCCTGGTGCGCATCATCCGCGAGTACACCAACGAGTCCGGAGTGCGGGGCCTTGAGCGCGAGATCGCGCGGATGTGCCGTAAGCTGGCCCGGCTGCGTCTGGACGGAGGGGCCGAGGCCGTGGCCGCGCCCGTGGGAAGCGAGGGCGCGGCGGTCCTGCTCGGACCTGCGCGGTTTCGCCATGACGACGCCAAGGCAGGAGGTTTGGTCGGCACCGCCACCGGCCTGGTCTGGTCGGAAACGGGCGGTGAGATCATCTTTGTCGAGGCCACGCGCATGAGGGGGCCGGGCCAGCTCATCCTGACCGGCTCCCTTGGCGGCGTGCTCAAGGAGTCGGCCCAGATCGCGCTCAGCTTCATCCGCAGCAACGCGGGGACGCTTGGCGTCGAGCCGGATTTTTTCGAGGGGCACGACATCCACATCCACATCCCGGCCGGGGGCATCGCCAAGGATGGTCCTTCAGCCGGGCTGACCATCGCCGTGGCCCTGGTCTCCCTTTTGACGGGGCGTCCGGCACGCTCGGACGTCGCCCTTTCCGGGGAACTGTCCCTGGTTGGCCGGGTGCTGCCCGTCAGCGGGGTGCGCGAGAAGATTCTGGCCGCCTTGCGCGGACGGGCGGCCATGGTCGTGCTCCCCGAGGCCAACGCGGCCGATGTCGAGGCCCTGCGCGAAAGTGTCGCGGACCTGCCTCCGGTGGTGCTGGTGGGGCGGGTCGAGCAGGCCCTGGCGGTGGTCATGAGCAGTCAGGAGGGCGAGCCATGTACGGAGTGATCTCGCGATTTGCCAGCGGCAAGATCCGGCGCATCGTCCTTTTCGGCATGATTTTGTCCGTGCTTGGGTTTTCGGTGCTCGGAGCCATCTCCTACCGGTATCTGCTGCAGATCGAGGACGCCCTTGCCCTGGCCGAGGTCGTGGACGATTTGAGCAGTGAGATTCTGGAAATCCGCCGGTACGAGAAGAACTACCTGCTTTACGCGCTGGAAGAGGATTACCTTGAAACCCTGCGCTACTGCGACAAGGCCCTGTCCATCATCGAACGCATCGAGCCCCGGGAAGGCGGTTTGATCGGCGCCGACCTGAAGGGACGGGTGACCCTGGTCCAGCTTCGGGATGACCTGCTCCGTTACAAGGAGCTGTTTTCGATCATCGCCACCCAGCCGGGGAGCAACAATGACGAGAACGATCCCCAGGGCGTCGAACTGCGCGACCAGGGCAAGGATCTGGTCGATGTGGTGCGGCAGTTCGTGCTCTACCAGCGCGAACGCATTCTGGACATTGTCGGGACCCTGAAACATCAGCTGGCCTTGGCTATTGGAGCCTTCACGGGCGTGGCCATATTTTTTTCCTGGCTGGTCGGGCGGAGGATTTTCGGCGCGCTCGGCATCATCGAGCACTCCACGCGCCAGATCGTGCAGGGCAATTTCAAGCCTCTGCCCCTGCCGGACACCAGCGATGAAACGCGGGGCGTGGTGGAGGCCTTCAACCACATGATCGAGGAACTCGAACGCAGGCAGAATCAGCTCCTGCAGGAAAAGAAGCTGGCCTCGCTCGGCGTCCTGACCTCGGGCATCGCCCATCAGCTCAACAATCCGCTCAACAACATCTCCACCTCCTGTCAGATCCTGCAGGAAGACCTGGAGGCGGCCCTGCCCGTCGATCAGGCATTGACCCGGCAGATGCTCGACAACATCTATCAGGAAGTCAGCCGCTCGCGCGACATCGTCAAAGGGCTTCTCGAATTCGCCCGGGAAACGGAATTCTGTCTCAAGCCCGTGCCGCTGCATGCGGTCGTGCAGCGGGCGGTGACACTGGTTTCAAGCGAAGTGCCGTCGGGAGTGCGCATCCTGACCGAGATTCCGGATCACATTAAGCTTCCCCTCGACAGCCAGCGCTTTCAGGAGGTGCTTTTGAACCTGATGATAAACGCCATCCACGCCATAAGCCCCCCCGGAGTGATCTCCCTCTCCGCAAGGTCCGACCCCGGGTCGGGGGAGGCGGTGCTGCAAGTGACCGATACCGGCGGGGGCATCTCGCCGGAACATCTGGGCCGCATCTTCGATCCCTTCTTCACGCTCAAGGACACGGGCACGGGCCTTGGCCTGTCGGTGGTGTTCGGCATCATCAAGAAGCACGGGGGCACCATCAGCGTCGAGAGCCGGATGGGCGAAGGCACCACGTTCACCCTGCACTTGCCCCTCGGCGGTGACACTTCGGGGGCATCGTGAGCGCCCAGGATGTCCACGGCCGCGTTCCGGAGCCGTCAACGCCCCCGCAGGCCAGGATTCTGGTGGTCGATGACGAGCATATCTCGCGCGACAATCTGGCGCTGGCGCTGGCGCGGCAAGGGCACGACACCGTGACCGCTTCCGGCGGGACCGAAGCGCTCGGCCTGTTGCGGGAGTCGGACTTCGACATGGTCCTGACCGACCTGATGATGGAGGGGATGGACGGCCTGGCTCTGTTGCGGGAGGTCAAGTCCCGTCATCCCGATGTCGAGGTCGTGGTCATCACCGGATATCCCACGGTGGATACGGCCGTGGAGGCCATGCGGGCCGGAGCGTACGACTATCTGGCCAAGCCGTACCGCATCGACGAGGCCAGGCTGCTGGTGCACAAGGCGCTGGAAAAGCGCAGGCTCAAGCTGGAGGTGGCGCGTCTGCGCGAGCAGTTGCGCGAGCGGACCCTGCCCGTGCCCATGCTTGGCGCGGCTCCGTGCATGGTTGAACTGAAACGGACCATCGCCCAGGTCGCGCCCTCGGACGTGACGGTGCTGATCCTGGGCGAGACCGGGACGGGCAAGGAGGTGGCGGCGCGCATGGTGCACCTCTTCAGCCGACGCTCCGAGGCCCGCTTTCTGGCCATCAACTGCGGCGCGTTCAACGAGGAGTTGCTCGAAAGCGAGCTTTTCGGACATGAACAGGGCGCTTTTTCCGGAGCCACGCGGCAGAAGAAGGGCCTTTTCGAGGCGGCCGAGGGCGGCACGCTTTTTCTCGACGAGGTGGGGGAAATGTCGCTGGCCATGCAGGTCAAGCTCCTGCGCGCCGTGCAGGAGCGATGCATCCGCCGGGTGGGCGGCACCGCCGACATTCCCGTGGACGTGCGGCTCGTGGCCGCGACCAACAAGGATTTGAAGACCGAGGTCGAGACGGGCCGTTTCCGTCAGGATCTGTATTTTCGCCTGAACGTGCTGGTGCTGAACATGCCGCCGCTGGTGCAGCGGCGCGAGGATCTGCCCCTGCTGGCGCGCTATTTCGCGGAGAAGGCCAGCCGGGAGACCGAGCGCCCCGCGCCGGGCATCTCCGACGAGGTCATGGAGATCCTCGGCCGTTACGCCTTTCCGGGCAATGTCCGCGAGCTGCAGAACGTCATCGAGCGGGCCGTGGTCTTCTGCAACGGCGATGAGATCCGTCCGGCGCATCTCTCGCCGGAGCTGCGCGAAGTATCGATGCATGTCAGCCGGGCGGGAGACAGGCAGCCCATGACCCTGGAAGAGTGCGAGCGGGAGCAGATCCGGTGGACCCTGGAGCATGCGGCGGACAATCGCACCCTTGCCGCCAAGCTGCTGGGCATCGACCGGGCCTCCCTGTGGCGCAAGATCAAACGTCACGGCTTGTAGGCCGGAGGCTTGGCATGGAACCCTCGTCCCTTGATTGCGCCGGATTTTGCCGGGATTGCGGCTGCGAACATGTGTTGCCCGCCGAGGCGGCCCTGCCGTATGCCCGGGAGCTGATGGCGCGGCTTGAGCAATGCGGGAATATTGGGCTTGAACAGGCCGGGGATGATCCGCGCCTGTCCCTTGAGTACCTTTACGGCCCTGCCCGGGGGCAGATGTTCGGAGTGCTTCCGTACGTGGACAAGAGCGGAGCCAGTGGCGTGCTCAAGGCTTTTTCCGGGCAGTACAACGGAATCTGGGAGGTGCCGGGCTGGGTGGGGCCCATCCTTGACCCGGCGGAGTTTGAGCGCGCCATCGAACATGACGAGCCGCGCATCAAGGAGCTGACCCTACGCATAGAGGGCCTTGGGATGGACGATTCGGTCCGCCTGGACATGCTGGCCCGGCGGCGTGAATTGTCCCGGAGCCTCATGGAACGCATCTTCGGCCTGTACCGGCTGACAAATTTTCGCGGCCGGACCAGGGCCCTGTCCGAGGTCTTCACGGGCAAGGCCATGCCCACGGGCACGGGGGAATGCTGCGCGCCCAAGCTGCTGCATCACGCCGCCGTGCACGGACTGACCCCGCTGGGGCTTGCGGAATTCTACGTCGGCCGTGAAAATCGTTCCGCCACCCGTGCTCACGGACGGTTTTTCGCGCCCTGCGCGGAAAAATGCAGGCCGATTCTGGGATTTCTGCTGTGCGGGTTGCATGGTCAGACCCGCCGTCCGTGATCAGGACCGCATTGAAACCTGATTAGGCGTGACTTCGTGGGCGGCACGTCCGCTGCCCACCGTTTTCGATCTTGCCAGCCCGCCGTACTTGCGGCACTCATGGGTCATGATCCACATCTCTCCGGCCACGGCCATCATATACCGACGCATTTTCAAAATATCCATGCCCCTGGTCGTAAGCCTCGGGGCGACCACCATCATGGAGTTCACGGACCGCCTCTTTCTGGCCCGCTATTCCCTCGACGCCATCGCGGCGGCCCTGCCCGCCGGGATCATGGCCCTTTTGGCCATGACCATTTTTCTGGGTACCACGAGCTACGTGTCCGTGTTCGTGGCTCAGTACACCGGCCAGGGGCGTCCCGAGATGGTCGGCAGGGCGGTCTGGCAGGGCATCTATGTGGCGCTTCTGGGCGCGGTCGTGCTGGGGGCGCTGGCCTTTCTGGCCGAGGGCATTTTCGCCTTTGGCGGCCATTCCAAAGAGATCCAGGTCCTTGAATCCATATATTTCAGGACGCTGTGCCTGGGGGCGGGGATTCATCTGGCCGGCGGAGCTTTCGCCGGGTTCTTCACCGGCCAGGGGCGCACGCGCGTGGTCATGCTCGCCAATTCGGCGGGGATGCTCCTGAACATCCCCCTTGACTATTGTCTCATAAACGGCGTCGGGCCGTTTCCGGAGCTGGGTATCCTGGGCGCGGGCCTGGCCACGGTGATAAGCTGGGGTTTGATCACGGCCATTCTCTGGATAGCCATGCGCCGCCCGGAGAACGCCCGGTTCCGTCTGGCCACGGACCGGCGACTGCGGCCCGAGCTGTGGCTGCGGCTCATGCGCTACGGGCTGCCGAGCGGGATGGAATTCTTCCTCGACATCTTCGCCTTCACGGTCTTCATCTTCGTGGTCGGCAGGCTCGGGACCATGGAGCTGGCCGCAACCAACATCGCGCTGAACATCAACGCCCTGGCCTTCATGCCCCTGGTCGGCTTCGCCATGGGTACCAGCACCCTGGTCGGTCAGGCCATGGGCGCGGGCAAGCCCGACGACGTGCCGATGGTGGTGCGGGCCAGCCTTGTGCTGACTTTCGCCTATCTGGCGGCCATGTCGGCGGTTTTTCTTTTCGTCCCGGAAGCGGTCCTGCATCTGTTCCAGCCCCGCGACATGGACCCGGCCGCCTTTGCCTCGGTGGTCGGCATGGGCCGGATCCTGCTCATGATCGTGGTCGCTTACCTGTTCTTCGACGGGGTCAGCTTCATTGTCTATGGGGCGCTCAAAGGGGCGGGGGACACGGTTTTCGTCATGACCTCGCGTCTGGCGCTGGTCTTTCTGGTCATGATCGCGCCGCTATTGGCTGGGGCGTGGCTTGGTTTCGGGCTCTATTATTTCTGGGCCGTGAGCTGCACTTTTTTGATCATGCTCTCGCTTGTGGGGTGGTGGCGCTTCAGGCAGGGAAAATGGCGGAACATGCTGGTGGTGGAGAAAAGGCCGCCCGCGTGAAGCCGGGCGGCTGTCCGGGTCATGCCGCCTGGGTGCATTCCTTGTTGCCGCGCCGGTCCCGAACATAGACGTTGCCGGGCAGGGTCTTGGCGTATCCCTTGATCTGGGCCGCTTTTTCCCCCAGGGCCTGGAGGCTGCACGGGGCCATGCAGTCCACGATGCCGATGGACACGGAAACCAGCGGGAACTGCTGCTCCCTGCCGTCCCGGCCCTTGCCCATGATCCAGCCCCTGGCGCGATCCTGGGCATGGTAGCAGTTCAGGATGAGCCTTTTGAAGCAGCGGGTGACGGCCTGACAGATGCGTTCCGCCTTCTCCGGATTGACCATGGCCACGAAATCATCCCCGCCGATGTGGGCCAGAAAGTCTCCGCTGTGCCCATGCCTGGAGATGGCCCAGGTCATGATGCGCCCCAGCAGCAGTATGACGAGGTCGCCGTCCTTGAAGCCGTAGACGTCATTGTAGACCTTGAAGTTGTCCAGGTCCGCGTAGAGCATGCAGAAGGGCTTGCCCCGCCTGAGCCTCGTCTCGATTTCCTTCTCCAGCGCCACGTTGCCCGGGATGCCGGTCAGCGGGTTGGTGCCCTTGGCCATCTCGACCTGAACCTGCGCCAGGGTGGTCAGCATCTTCTGCACCGTAACCACACCCAGAAATTGTCCGCCACTGGTGACAATGGCCTCGTCATAGGCTTCCAGCATTTCGTGGGCGTTCTTGGCCACTGATTCCACGGATTTGCGTTCGTTCACGACGGTGGACAATCTGGAGTAGCCCGCTCCTACATCGTCCACGGCAATCTTGAATCCCTGGCTGCGGTAATGGTCCAGGGTTTTGTGAATTTTTGAGTTCGAAAATGGGCTTGGTCGTGGCCTGCATGGTTTGGTCTTGAGAGTTGGACATCATTTCCTCTGATGGATGGGACCGGGGTCGTTTTCAGGCAGAATCAAAGCTGGGAAGCTCTT encodes:
- a CDS encoding sensor histidine kinase — its product is MYGVISRFASGKIRRIVLFGMILSVLGFSVLGAISYRYLLQIEDALALAEVVDDLSSEILEIRRYEKNYLLYALEEDYLETLRYCDKALSIIERIEPREGGLIGADLKGRVTLVQLRDDLLRYKELFSIIATQPGSNNDENDPQGVELRDQGKDLVDVVRQFVLYQRERILDIVGTLKHQLALAIGAFTGVAIFFSWLVGRRIFGALGIIEHSTRQIVQGNFKPLPLPDTSDETRGVVEAFNHMIEELERRQNQLLQEKKLASLGVLTSGIAHQLNNPLNNISTSCQILQEDLEAALPVDQALTRQMLDNIYQEVSRSRDIVKGLLEFARETEFCLKPVPLHAVVQRAVTLVSSEVPSGVRILTEIPDHIKLPLDSQRFQEVLLNLMINAIHAISPPGVISLSARSDPGSGEAVLQVTDTGGGISPEHLGRIFDPFFTLKDTGTGLGLSVVFGIIKKHGGTISVESRMGEGTTFTLHLPLGGDTSGAS
- a CDS encoding sigma-54-dependent transcriptional regulator produces the protein MSAQDVHGRVPEPSTPPQARILVVDDEHISRDNLALALARQGHDTVTASGGTEALGLLRESDFDMVLTDLMMEGMDGLALLREVKSRHPDVEVVVITGYPTVDTAVEAMRAGAYDYLAKPYRIDEARLLVHKALEKRRLKLEVARLREQLRERTLPVPMLGAAPCMVELKRTIAQVAPSDVTVLILGETGTGKEVAARMVHLFSRRSEARFLAINCGAFNEELLESELFGHEQGAFSGATRQKKGLFEAAEGGTLFLDEVGEMSLAMQVKLLRAVQERCIRRVGGTADIPVDVRLVAATNKDLKTEVETGRFRQDLYFRLNVLVLNMPPLVQRREDLPLLARYFAEKASRETERPAPGISDEVMEILGRYAFPGNVRELQNVIERAVVFCNGDEIRPAHLSPELREVSMHVSRAGDRQPMTLEECEREQIRWTLEHAADNRTLAAKLLGIDRASLWRKIKRHGL
- a CDS encoding S16 family serine protease; translated protein: MMFFRKQELEAPVQPADPTGLREKCRQAELPEAVGVAVESEISRMEKTDAAVAEYSIGLNYVETLLSLPWNAVTQDNLDLAQAAEVFDGSHAGLGQVRERVLEHLASRVLHSKRQASLLIVDDEPIARSNLRHVLAREGYAVEVAANGEEAMALLARQEFDCIVTDLKMDRMDGMQLLEAARAVAPETKFILVTGYATVDTAVQALKTGAVHYLSKPIDLNELREAVRSALLSRTHRYSNRSPILCFVGPPGVGKTSVGKAIAEALGRRFYRMSLADLRDEAELRGHRRTYVGAMPGRIIQALKSVGVRNPVFMLDEMDKIGQDVKGDPAMAMLEILDPEQNARYVDRYLEMPFDLSEVLFIATANGVERLAGPLLDRLEVVQFSGYSEGEKLDIATRFLLPRQLRGHGLISPYPTILPEALVRIIREYTNESGVRGLEREIARMCRKLARLRLDGGAEAVAAPVGSEGAAVLLGPARFRHDDAKAGGLVGTATGLVWSETGGEIIFVEATRMRGPGQLILTGSLGGVLKESAQIALSFIRSNAGTLGVEPDFFEGHDIHIHIPAGGIAKDGPSAGLTIAVALVSLLTGRPARSDVALSGELSLVGRVLPVSGVREKILAALRGRAAMVVLPEANAADVEALRESVADLPPVVLVGRVEQALAVVMSSQEGEPCTE
- a CDS encoding MATE family efflux transporter, with the translated sequence MIHISPATAIIYRRIFKISMPLVVSLGATTIMEFTDRLFLARYSLDAIAAALPAGIMALLAMTIFLGTTSYVSVFVAQYTGQGRPEMVGRAVWQGIYVALLGAVVLGALAFLAEGIFAFGGHSKEIQVLESIYFRTLCLGAGIHLAGGAFAGFFTGQGRTRVVMLANSAGMLLNIPLDYCLINGVGPFPELGILGAGLATVISWGLITAILWIAMRRPENARFRLATDRRLRPELWLRLMRYGLPSGMEFFLDIFAFTVFIFVVGRLGTMELAATNIALNINALAFMPLVGFAMGTSTLVGQAMGAGKPDDVPMVVRASLVLTFAYLAAMSAVFLFVPEAVLHLFQPRDMDPAAFASVVGMGRILLMIVVAYLFFDGVSFIVYGALKGAGDTVFVMTSRLALVFLVMIAPLLAGAWLGFGLYYFWAVSCTFLIMLSLVGWWRFRQGKWRNMLVVEKRPPA
- a CDS encoding GGDEF domain-containing protein, translating into MDDVGAGYSRLSTVVNERKSVESVAKNAHEMLEAYDEAIVTSGGQFLGVVTVQKMLTTLAQVQVEMAKGTNPLTGIPGNVALEKEIETRLRRGKPFCMLYADLDNFKVYNDVYGFKDGDLVILLLGRIMTWAISRHGHSGDFLAHIGGDDFVAMVNPEKAERICQAVTRCFKRLILNCYHAQDRARGWIMGKGRDGREQQFPLVSVSIGIVDCMAPCSLQALGEKAAQIKGYAKTLPGNVYVRDRRGNKECTQAA